caCATATACAGTGACTTTAAACTGTCATATTCTAATATAGACCATAGTtacttataaattataaatagtttTCCTTAAACTTTAGCTTTATATAAAACAGACCAAAAAGGAAATGCCAGTTATATCATTTCTTATGATATTTCTTCATAAACAGAACAAATTTTACAGTCAATCCTTAAATGTTGTAAGCTTTATAATAGTGAAGGAGCAGCTAAAACCAATATCAATATCTTGGTTTGAATTGGTCAGGGATTAAACTCATATCCTCCTGCGTTCACAACAAGCACTTTAACAGGAGACCAGTGAGGCAGTCTTTAAATTGACAACAGTttgaacatacaaaaatatatcaacaaaagTTCCGATTGAATTTAAGACAAATATTGAAAGTACATCATTGTACAATTCTATTAAGGGGGTCTCATTGAGGGTTCTGATCcaggatcccgcttactgttttgtcagattcctgtatcccacttacactatgtacgtaagtaattctcatattttttgtaattttccgtgtcctgctagacttcatttcttattttcacggcacaataatttgtatttcaagagtcacacttacaaaaaattggcaatcccttgtcacgcttagaccccaatgagacccactatatACAGTATATCATACTTACACTCCCTCCCTCATTATCTAATGTACACAAGAAAAACTTCTGTCCATATCTTAATGGCTGTCCACATGGTGTACCATCAGCACTGAAATATAACAGGGGAGATAACTTAGGATTGTACTTTGTCTTAGACACTAAAGGTGAAATTGACAATCACTTGGTCAACTGTGAcatgtgaaatattttttataaactcGTAtctagataccaggattaaaattgtgtatgCCAGACACAGCTACAGTCTTTCATTTCTGGATACTTTCTTTAATATCTGAAGCTATActtaacatatgttttttttaaatgtttaagtcCTATAGCTACATCCCCTTGACtgcaaaaagtcataaatcaatataCTGATCATACTGTATAAGCTGTACTTTTAGACACAATGACAATAGTGTAAATCCTCCCCCGATCTTAAGTTCATTTCTAAtttctatataatataaacatgCTAGTATATTAAAGTTTCTTcaacatttcaaaatatatttccttCAATCTTCCATTTTAATGAGATTTATTAAAATGCTAAGTATCAGCAACCTTCCAGTACTATAgatataatatgaaaaaattcaCATGTTCTAATGGGTCATTCCTTATATAACTGAATCAAAAAGCTAAAATATTTGgcaaattttatcaattttgaacTTTACCTGGTAATAACAAATGTATTTCTTAGATTTGCACCCAATTCTTTTGATCCTGCTGTATTGCATGGTCCCTCTATTTTTTTGGCTTCTAGGATTTTTTGTATTGCAGGAGAAACTGCTAACTGGCAATCTGCTCTTGGTTCAACATGAGCAAAAAATTTAGTTTTGTCACGAGCACCTGGACAACGTAGATTTACTTTATCACCAAAGTGAACCAATCCATCCCTAGATATACTGAGTTGAAGCTGAAAGTAAAACATATGAGATGTTTTTACAAAGTAAAGTGCATATACCAATTTAGTGGTATAACTTGACCACATTTTAAATGTTCAGAGAAGTATACATTTTGGGATTTACAAAGGTTTGTATGCAGAATTTGGGATAAAAAACATACAATATCCACCTGTGTTTTTCTTCAATCCAGGGAAATTGGCATCCACAAAATATAAACTAATCTAGAATACCCAAAGAAAATTTCACATTGAGCATATTTATAAAGAGATTGTTTTCAAATAGCATCATTTGATGATAATTAATACACCAGCATTAAGCAAACTTTAGAAAATCTCATTTCGATTTGATCATTGTAataaaaagatatacatgtagcCCTTATTCTAAAATACCATTTAAAACAACACAGAACTTTACAGTATTATTTCATCTTCTTCAGATTAATGTTAAACTGTCTAATTcacaattgtatttttttcttctattgtAAACCTTATAACATCTAGTTttctaaaatgtcaaaaattcttGGAAATTCTTCAAAAATTCTTGAAAATGGCAATGATATATGcatacaattatttctgaattcatAGTTATTGGATATAACAAATTGCCACTTATACCTCTAGGCTCTATTGATCCTTCCTCTTTTTTTTTGctctatacatgtacaaatgtagataCTTACTCTGTCAAATAATGTCTGTTGAAGTTGTGATCTCTTCTGGTAAAGAAGTTCACCCTTTTCTCTCCTTTCTAGAAAATCTTTCAGTGTGTCCTACAATATATATAGaactttcaaatttttgtaaCCTGGCTGTTGTTCAATTTGTTCATGTGGTTCATATAAAATGTTTttcgcttttcttttttttatctcgaTTAGATCTTTGGTTTTCCACTATTCATTATTTGggactctttatagcttgctatgtaGTGTACATGTGAGCCAGGGCTCTCTGTTGAAGgctatactttgacctatatttaTTTGATCCCTCTGAAAACAGTATATATATCTTCAAATGGATCAACCTCATAAACAACCATGTTTTCAAAAGGTGTTGACTAAAAGTTGTTGCGTTTTATGTCAAAGTTTATGTTATCATTTGTAAAATTGTTGTTATCCATTGGAATGATGCACTACTATTATCAGTCTATCACCATGTGTTATAGCAGTCTCAACCCAAACCTGGTAACTTATATCCTACCCATAAATCTAACCCTCACTCATACCTTACCATAATTCTAACCCTTAAACACAACCCTAACCCGAACTGTGACCTAAcctcttaaaattataaaaaggccCCTAAACCTTACCCATtcattacttttgttttaaatccCATTAAAGTGCTTATCAGCTGTTTTCACAtgaacaaaattcaaaatggatTTTGAAAACATTATTACCTCTTCTAGCTGTATATCTTCATTCCAGTTGCCTACACGAACCGAAGGGTTGTACGTTCTGACACTCATTGtaatgataaaaatatacaacTACTTCACAGAATTATTTTCGCGGCGATGGTCGGATGTTTACCTTGACAACACTCGACTAGCGTAGCAGTTAATAATATGGAATATGGTCAACTCGGACCAAAGACAACTCGTACCAAGATTACTCGGACCAAATTAAAGACAACTTGGATTAACATACTCGGACCATATCAAAGACAACGCCGACAAACTTCAAAGATAACGCGGACCAGTTTGCTTGGTATATTTCATAGTTTTAAATTCAACTCTGATCACTctacaaatataatataaagaGAAAACAGTAGTGGTCCTTGCAGTCGACTTGTCTTTGGTCCTAGTTGTCATATTTAGgtttacatttaatataaaaatatttttcgtgACTTTTAAGAGTTTCAGTACTTTAtttctttttgatatatatattaaaagttcGTATGTCACTATAAAGCTGATCAGAAATAAAACGGGAAAAAATtatattcataataataaaaaaatcaatgtttgatAAATGCTTGAACAAATACTAGCTTTTCATAAAGcttgtttta
The window above is part of the Mytilus galloprovincialis chromosome 4, xbMytGall1.hap1.1, whole genome shotgun sequence genome. Proteins encoded here:
- the LOC143071820 gene encoding cilia- and flagella-associated protein 161-like encodes the protein MSVRTYNPSVRVGNWNEDIQLEEDTLKDFLERREKGELLYQKRSQLQQTLFDRLQLSISRDGLVHFGDKVNLRCPGARDKTKFFAHVEPRADCQLAVSPAIQKILEAKKIEGPCNTAGSKELGANLRNTFVITSADGTPCGQPLRYGQKFFLCTLDNEGGSLFLSSDRATTGKSAPRSRHQDVTYVPEPSFLTEFQILHFNPQLRLEYEGIAVPANTKIIFNHKYTNQNLAVEEDFCMRTPFGTREYEISCNTFLDSHRADKEVNHWMIMMGVPGDEIYPVINNEATQSTTAS